The Hevea brasiliensis isolate MT/VB/25A 57/8 chromosome 1, ASM3005281v1, whole genome shotgun sequence genome has a window encoding:
- the LOC131183257 gene encoding uncharacterized protein LOC131183257, which translates to MGKSLRDVDGMPLPDSSLIKDSGNCLLNEELEDDPLDKSLRDIPLSRYENSCEKPFKGLSPFFKIYELKQNMRPHSKRVNNSKAAGFASFDICLLQIGDGSFYDDVHEYLIQLPSDINLESVEDLMKCIVEAVYPSLLDKYCDPAYLKERAILKPKNEMVHELNEMIMNLIPGEERTYFSLDNICKASVNMNDKNLLHPIEFLNRLKFVGIPNHDICLKT; encoded by the exons ATGGGTAAAAGTTTGAGGGATGTAGATGGAATGCCTCTTCCTGATTCTTCTTTGATAAAAGATTCAGGAAATTGCTTGCTAAATGAAGAGCTTGAAGATGATC CTTTGGATAAGAGCTTGAGAGATATTCCCTTATCAAGATATGAAAATAGTTGTGAGAAACCTTTTAAAGGTCTTTCA CCATTTTTCAAAATCTATGAGCTTAAGCAAAATATGAGACCCCATAGTAAAAGAGTTAACAATTCTAAGGCTGCTGGATTTGCTTCTTTTGACATATGTTTGTTACAAATTGGAGATGGTTCCTTTTATGATGATGTTCATGAATACCTTATTCAACTTCCTTCTGACATCAATCTAGAATCAGTTGAAGATCTGATGAAATGCATTGTTGAAGCTGTTTATCCATCACTTTTGGACAAGTATTGTGATCCTGCATATTTGAAGGAGAGAGCTATTTTAAAGCCAAAAAATGAAATGGTTCACgagttgaatgaaatgataatgAATTTAATACCAGGTGAAGAGAGGACTTATTTTAGTTTAGACAACATTTGCAAAGCAAGTGTGAACATGAATGATAAAAATCTTTTGCACCCAATAGAATTTCTGAATAGATTGAAATTTGTTGGGATTCCCAATCATGACATATGCCTCAAAACATAG
- the LOC110668957 gene encoding aquaporin TIP3-1 produces MDLVATQGDNNHQPFSKSVENCEAINDFTGTKSPKTSFLVFIGAHEFFSREMWRAALVELVATACLLFTLTISIISCLESHVPEPKLLVPFAVFIIAFFFLLTTVPLSGGHMSPVFTFIAALKGVITLVRALLYVLAQCVGSIMAYMVIKNVMNNSAVEKYSLGGCMIDGNEGGLASGTALVLEFSCTFVVLFVGVTVAFDKRRFKELGLVMVCVILAASMGLAIFVSITVTGRGGYAGVGLNPARCLGPALLHGGPLWHGHWVFWVGPFLACIIYYCYTLTFGSVDED; encoded by the exons ATGGATTTGGTAGCTACCCAAGGTGATAATAATCACCAACCATtctcaaaatcagttgaaaattgCGAGGCAATCAATGATTTCACGGGGACAAAATCCCCAAAGACAAGTTTTCTTGTTTTTATTGGTGCCCATGAATTCTTTTCACGAGAG atgTGGAGGGCAGCACTCGTAGAGCTAGTAGCAACAGCTTGCCTTTTGTTCACACTAACCATTTCCATAATCTCATGCTTGGAATCACATGTGCCTGAACCCAAGCTTCTAGTCCCATTCGCCGTCTTCATTATCGCTTTCTTCTTTCTCTTAACAACTGTTCCTTTATCTGGGGGTCATATGAGCCCAGTTTTCACCTTCATTGCAGCTCTCAAAGGCGTTATAACTCTTGTTCGTGCTTTACTCTACGTCTTGGCACAATGTGTAGGTTCAATAATGGCTTATATGGTAATCAAGAATGTGATGAACAATAGTGCAGTAGAGAAGTATTCATTGGGTGGCTGCATGATTGATGGAAATGAGGGAGGACTAGCTTCAGGTACTGCACTGGTGCTGGAATTTTCTTGCACTTTTGTGGTGTTGTTTGTTGGTGTAACAGTGGCATTTGACAAGAGAAGATTCAAAGAGCTAGGCTTAGTGATGGTATGTGTTATATTGGCAGCATCCATGGGGCTTGCAATTTTTGTGTCAATTACTGTAACTGGGAGAGGTGGGTATGCTGGTGTGGGGTTGAATCCTGCAAGATGCTTAGGTCCAGCATTATTGCATGGAGGTCCATTGTGGCATGGGCATTGGGTTTTTTGGGTTGGGCCTTTCCTGGCTTGCATTATTTATTATTGTTACACTTTGACCTTCGGAAGTGTAGATGAAGATTAG